In one window of Mustelus asterias unplaced genomic scaffold, sMusAst1.hap1.1 HAP1_SCAFFOLD_42, whole genome shotgun sequence DNA:
- the LOC144482695 gene encoding uncharacterized protein LOC144482695, whose amino-acid sequence MEKLWKCDNCGQGFMLPCDLEIHQRSHTRERPFTCSVCGKGYIKFSHLLSHNLTHTNERPFKCSDCGSGFKSSGELVSHQRIHSEERLFSCSHCTMKFKWSSTLRRHQRVHTGERPFSCSMCGKGFSRSSELRAHQRIHTGERPFTCNVCGKGFFRSSALLTHKVTHTNERPFKCSDCESCFKSSRDLMSHQRIHTEDRPFSCSHCTKRFRSSSNLRNHQRVHSGERPFTCSDCGKGFTQLSALLTHQRVHTGERPFTCSVCGKGFTNLPNLLSHKVTHTSERPFKCSDCGSEFKISGELVSHQRIHTEDRPFSCSLCTKRFKRSSTLQRHQRVHTRERPFICSVCGKGFSQSFTLLTHQRLHTEERPFTCTECGKGFTQSSTLLTHQQVHSGERPFTCTECGDRFTRLSTLQRHKVTHSQERPFKCSDFGGHYILSHLAQE is encoded by the exons atggagaaactgtggaaatgtgacaattgtggacaaggattcatgttgccctgtgatttggaaattcatcaacgcagtcacactcgggagagacccttcacttgctcagtgtgtgggaagggatacattaagttctcccacctgctgagtcacaatctcactcacaccaatgagagaccctttaaatgctctgactgtgggagcggattcaaaagctctggagaactggtgtcccaccagcgcattcacagtgaggagagactgttcagctgctctcactgcacaatgaaatttaaatggtcatccacactgcggagacatcagcgagttcacaccggggagagaccgttcagctgctccatgtgtgggaagggattctctcggtCCTCCGAACTGCGggcacaccaacgaattcacactggggagagaccattcacctgcaatgtgtgtgggaagggattctttcggtcatccgccctgctgacgcacaaagtcactcacaccaatgagagaccctttaaatgctctgactgtgagagttgcttcaaaagttctcgggatctgatgtcccaccagcgcattcacactgaggacagaccgttcagctgctctcactgcacaaagagatttagatcatcatcaaacctgcggaaccaccagcgagttcactccggggagagaccattcacttgctctgactgtgggaagggattcacgcagttatccgccctgctgacacaccagcgagttcacaccggagagaggccattcacctgctctgtgtgtgggaagggattcactaatttacccaacctgctgagtcacaaagtcactcacaccagtgagaggccctttaaatgctcggactgtgggagtgaattcaaaatttctggggaactggtgtcccaccagcgcattcacactgaggacagaccgttcagctgctctctctgcacaaagaggtttaagaggtcatccacactgcagagacaccagcgagttcacaccagggagagaccgttcatctgctctgtgtgtgggaagggattcagtcagtcattcaccctgctgacacaccagcgtcttcacaccgaggagagaccatttacctgcaccgagtgtgggaagggattcactcagtcatccaccctgctgactcaccagcaagttcacagcggggagagaccattcacctgcaccgagtgtggggacagattcactcggttatccaccctgcagagacacaaagtcactcactcccaggaaagaccctttaaatgctctgact TTggaggacattatattctgtcaCATCTGGCTCAAGAATAA